The following nucleotide sequence is from uncultured Roseateles sp..
GCGCCAGGCTTTGTGCCACGGCGCCGCGCACATAGGCCAGCGTATCGGCATGCTCGGTGGCGATGACCGTGGCCACCAGCGGGTCGGCATCGACCAGCGCCCGGCGGGTGGCGCGCTGGTAGATGGGGCGGACCTCGGCTCGGCTGTTGACCACCTTCCAGGCGCCCGAGGCATTGTCCAGCCGCAGATCGATCACGCCCAGATGATCGCCCCAGCGGCCCGGCATCACCGCTGGCACGCCGTGGATGCTGCCCTTGGCCAGATCGACGCCGGGGTAGCCGGCAAAGTCCTTGCCCGGAAACTCGGCATGGGCATGGCCCAGCAGCAGGGCGTCTATGCCCGGTACTTGAGCGAGCTGCGCGGCGGCGTTCTCGGCGAATTTGGCTGATGACGGGCCCGGCTCGGCCTTCTCCAGCCCGGTGTGGGCGATGGCCACCACCAGCTGCGCACCCTTGGCGCGCAGCTCCGGCACCAGCCGGCGCGCGGTCTCGACGATGTCGCGGGCCACCACCTTGCCGTCCAGGTTCTGCTTGTCCCACTGCATGATTTGCGGCGGCACGAAACCGATCACGCCGATCTTCAGCGTGTGCGGCTGGCCGGCCTCATCATTGAAGCGGCGCTCCAGGATCACCCAGGGCGTGAAGGCATGGTGATCGGGCGCCTCGGCCTGCATCACATTGGCATTGACGTAGGGAAAGGTCGCGCCGGCCAGCGCCTGGCGCAGGAACGGCAGGCCGTAGTTGAACTCGTGATTGCCGATATTGGCGGCGTCCACGTCCAGCAGGTTCAAGACCTTGTAGGCCGGGTGCACCTCGCCGGCCTGCAGCGGCTTGACCCGCGCCACCAGATCGCCCAGCGGGTTGCCCTGTAGCAGATCGCCGTTGTCGAACAACAGGCTGTTGCGCGCCTCGGCCCGCGCCGCCTTGATCAGGCTGACGGTCTTGGCCAGGCCGTACTCGTCGGTCGCCCGGTCCTGGTAGTAGTCGTAGTTCAGCAGATTCATGTGCACGTCGGTGGTCTGCAGGATGCGCAGATTCAGCTCGGCGGCATGGG
It contains:
- a CDS encoding bifunctional 2',3'-cyclic-nucleotide 2'-phosphodiesterase/3'-nucleotidase, with amino-acid sequence MNPTPHLLSFILAGLLASTSHAAELNLRILQTTDVHMNLLNYDYYQDRATDEYGLAKTVSLIKAARAEARNSLLFDNGDLLQGNPLGDLVARVKPLQAGEVHPAYKVLNLLDVDAANIGNHEFNYGLPFLRQALAGATFPYVNANVMQAEAPDHHAFTPWVILERRFNDEAGQPHTLKIGVIGFVPPQIMQWDKQNLDGKVVARDIVETARRLVPELRAKGAQLVVAIAHTGLEKAEPGPSSAKFAENAAAQLAQVPGIDALLLGHAHAEFPGKDFAGYPGVDLAKGSIHGVPAVMPGRWGDHLGVIDLRLDNASGAWKVVNSRAEVRPIYQRATRRALVDADPLVATVIATEHADTLAYVRGAVAQSLAPIHSYFALVMDDPSVQVVSQAQLAYMARAVQGTAYEKLPLLSAAAPFKSGGRQGWSSYTDIPAGTIAIKHVADLYVYPNTLKALKLTGAEVREWLEMAAGNFRQIDPKGAPEQDLLEPGFRSYNFDTLDGLSYEIDVTQAARYDADGKRLAGGGRRIVNLRHQGRPVADTAEFLVVTNNYRASGGGNFPGLNASKIAIDAPDENREAVAQYLAGVKQFNPTADGNWRVLPVPGVKLRFLSGAGGMAHLAATPRVKLVKDNGDGSALYELVD